One region of Corvus moneduloides isolate bCorMon1 chromosome 1, bCorMon1.pri, whole genome shotgun sequence genomic DNA includes:
- the NPBWR1 gene encoding neuropeptides B/W receptor type 1, whose protein sequence is MESSSLPEINSSCADCTGRGHRGLNMSTPPLSPRYYIMVPVICSVICAVGLTGNTAVIYVILKAPKMKTVTNIFILNLAIADELFTLVLPINIADYLLLQWPFGEFVCKLIISIDQYNTFSSIYFLTVMSIDRYLVVVATTKSRKMSYRTYRAAKIVSLCVWSFVTVIILPFTVFAKIHKEQGRSHCVFVFPHPESVWWKGSRIYTLFLGFVIPVSTICTLYTTMLCRLRHLQLHCNAKALDKAKKKVTVMVVVILAVCLFCWMPFHLSAVVALIMDIPQTPLIIEISYFITSLSYANSCFNPFLYAFLDDSFRRNFRKLIDCRSAS, encoded by the coding sequence ATGGAGAGTTCCTCCCTCCCTGAAATCAATTCCTCATGTGCAGACTGCACTGGGAGAGGACATAGGGGCCTGAATATGTCCACTCCTCCACTTAGCCCCAGGTACTACATCATGGTGCCTGTCATCTGCTCAGTCATCTGTGCTGTGGGACTGACAGGCAACACTGCTGTCATCTATGTAATCCTCAAAGCACCAAAGATGAAAACGGTAACCAACATCTTCATCCTCAACCTGGCCATTGCTGATGAGCTCTTTACCTTGGTGCTGCCCATCAACATTGCTGACTACCTGCTCCTGCAGTGGCCCTTCGGAGAGTTCGTGTGCAAGCTCATCATCTCCATAGACCAATACAACACCTTCTCCAGCATCTACTTCCTCACTGTCATGAGCATTGACCGCTACCTCGTTGTGGTGGCCACCACCAAGTCCAGGAAGATGTCCTACCGCACCTACCGAGCAGCCAAAATTGTGAGCCTCTGCGTCTGGTCCTTTGTCACTGTCATCATCCTGCCCTTTACTGTCTTTGCTAAGATACACAAGGAGCAGGGGCGCTCCCACTGCGTCTTCGTGTTCCCCCACCCCGAGAGTGTCTGGTGGAAAGGCAGTCGGATCTACACCCTTTTTCTAGGCTTTGTCATCCCAGTGTCCACCATCTGCACCCTCTACACCACTATGCTCTGCAGACTGAGACATCTGCAGCTCCACTGCAATGCAAAAGCCCTggacaaagccaaaaaaaaggtGACAGTGATGGTGGTTGTTATCCTGGCTGTGTGCCTGTTCTGCTGGATGCCCTTTCACCTTAGTGCGGTGGTGGCCCTCATCATGGACATCCCACAAACTCCACTCATCATTGAGATTTCCTACTTCATCACCAGCCTAAGCTATGCCAACAGCTGCTTTAACCCTTTCCTGTATGCCTTTCTGGATGACAGTTTCCGGAGGAACTTTCGCAAACTGATAGATTGCAGATCCGCCTCATAA